AATGCCGAAATCGCGGCAAAGCACCAGCAGAAAACTCACCAGTCGCGACGACATGTCGCGGTGCGTGAGCGTTTCGATCATGGTTTCGGTCTGCAGGATCCTGCTGGACAGACCTTGCAGCAGCAGAAGCCCAACGCTGGTGTCGGCTTCGATTGCCTGCCTGACGGAGCTCGCAGGTGCCGTCACCATTTCCACCCGTGTGAAGGCAACGGAGTGATAGAAGCGGTCGGAGCGATGACCCGTGAGCAGAGAGAGCACCCCAAAGAGACTGTTCTCTCGCAGTAGCGCCACGGTGATCTCTTCACCGGATTCGTAGACCCTGGAGAGACGCACGGCGCCGCGGCGGATCAAGTAAACGCGTTCTGCTGGATCGCCAGGGAAGAAGATCGTTTTGTTGCGCTCTACCAGTTCGGTGCTGGCACCTTCGAGCTCACGGATCACCTCCAGCAGCGTTCGGCTGGAGGGCGTGGGTGCATTGGTCAGGCTGGTTTCAGGCATCCGACCAACGGGTGGGACGGTTCGGCTGAACCCGCGCATCACTTCTGCCATCTCGACCCATCTGATGGGTGGAAGTTACGGAGCGATGCGGGGTCACCCTGTAGCAATCAACACGTTTCACGCTGCTGGTGAGTCCTGGAGTGCTGTCTGTTGGTGTGCCATCAGCCGGCTGAGGCCCGGTTCCGCCAGGTCCAGCAGGCTGTTCAGCTGTTGGCGGCTGAAGGCGGCACCCTCCGCTGTGCCTTGCAGCTCCAGGAGATCACCGGCGTTGTTCATGACCACATTCAGGTCCACGTCGGCGCGGCTGTCTTCGCTGTAGTCGAGATCCAGAAGAGGTGC
This region of Synechococcus sp. NOUM97013 genomic DNA includes:
- the ntcA gene encoding global nitrogen regulator NtcA, which translates into the protein MAEVMRGFSRTVPPVGRMPETSLTNAPTPSSRTLLEVIRELEGASTELVERNKTIFFPGDPAERVYLIRRGAVRLSRVYESGEEITVALLRENSLFGVLSLLTGHRSDRFYHSVAFTRVEMVTAPASSVRQAIEADTSVGLLLLQGLSSRILQTETMIETLTHRDMSSRLVSFLLVLCRDFGIPSTQGITIDLRLSHQAIAEAIGSTRVTITRLLGDLRNSGLVEIDRKKITVLDPIALAKRFS